One segment of Neoarius graeffei isolate fNeoGra1 chromosome 20, fNeoGra1.pri, whole genome shotgun sequence DNA contains the following:
- the LOC132868734 gene encoding zinc finger protein 862-like yields MSDDNTVDCVMRAKSLLLDKLCQSLQTRFSDMSMSILQATELVNLKSWPDAENSEEFGESEVEVLTGHFQDVLTSSGVAVDHIPDQWTVLKTHLYETGEFWQKTWPEINRTLKHRCPDMLSLIDLILTLPALTADCERGFSQMKLAKTDWRSRLTTSSLCDLLVVQLSSPSIDDFDPNPAVQLWHQASIRTQRPDFMEGRRSTQDCSSSDSSESDSDED; encoded by the exons ATGAGTGATGACAACACTGTAGACTGTGTCATGAGGGCAAAGTCATTGCTACTGGACAAGCTCTGCCAGAGTCTCCAAACAAGATTTTCTGATATGAGCATGAGCATCCTCCAGGCTACTGAGTTGGTTAATCTAAAGAGTTGGCCCGATGCAGAGAATTCTGAAG AATTTGGTGAATCTGAAGTGGAGGTATTGACAGGTCACTTCCAAGATGTCCTCACATCCTCCGGGGTTGCAGTTGACCATATCCCTGACCAGTGGACTGTGCTGAAGACACACCTCTATGAGACGGGAGAGTTTTGGCAGAAGACCTGGCCAGAGATCAACAGAACTTTGAAACACCGGTGTCCTGACATGCTGAGCTTGATTGACCTCATTCTCACTCTACCAGCATTGACAGCAGACTGCGAAAGAGGGTTCAGTCAGATGAAGCTGGCCAAGACTGACTGGAGGTCCCGACTTACAACATCTAGTCTCTGTGACCTACTGGTCGTCCAGCTCTCAAGCCCATCCATAGATGACTTTGACCCCAACCCTGCTGTCCAACTGTGGCATCAGGCCAGTATCCGCACTCAACGACCAGACTTCATGGAGGGGAGGAGGAGCACTCAAGATTGTTCCTCATCTGATTCCTCAGAATCTGATTCTGATGAGGATTGA